One window from the genome of Actinoplanes teichomyceticus ATCC 31121 encodes:
- the pheA gene encoding prephenate dehydratase, with the protein MPGTPPTRFTYLGPEGTFTEAALRTISAAEHGLRTPARSVPEALEAVRCGEADAALVPLENSVGGAVPVTLDELVTGSPLMITREVLLPVEFLLGADALKPLAALRTIAAHPQASAQCRRWLQANVPDAVVIDVLSNAAAALSAAAGEYDAALCAPIGVARNRLTVLAEKVADRSEAVTRFALLTRPAPPPPPTGDDVTSLAVSIRHDQVGALLAVLTELAVRGVNLSRIESRPTGEQLGTYFFFLDCTGHVAEARVGEALQGLRRICAEVRFLGSYARHRLQPETPVRAPAGLSDADFADSAAWLSRVRAGESAS; encoded by the coding sequence ATGCCCGGAACGCCGCCCACCCGCTTCACCTACCTCGGCCCGGAAGGCACCTTCACCGAGGCGGCCCTGCGCACCATCTCGGCCGCCGAGCACGGGCTGCGCACTCCCGCGCGCAGCGTGCCGGAAGCGCTCGAGGCCGTCCGCTGCGGCGAGGCCGACGCCGCGCTCGTCCCCCTGGAGAACTCGGTGGGCGGGGCGGTCCCGGTCACCCTGGACGAGCTGGTCACCGGCAGCCCGCTGATGATCACGCGGGAGGTGCTGCTGCCGGTCGAGTTCCTTCTCGGCGCGGACGCGCTGAAACCCCTCGCCGCGCTGCGCACCATCGCGGCGCACCCGCAGGCTTCCGCGCAGTGCCGGCGCTGGTTGCAGGCCAACGTGCCGGACGCGGTGGTGATCGACGTGCTGTCCAACGCCGCCGCGGCACTCAGCGCCGCCGCCGGGGAGTACGACGCCGCCCTCTGCGCCCCGATCGGCGTGGCCCGCAACCGGCTCACCGTGCTCGCCGAGAAGGTGGCCGACCGTTCCGAGGCGGTCACCCGGTTCGCGCTGCTCACCCGGCCTGCGCCGCCCCCGCCGCCGACCGGTGACGACGTCACCTCGCTGGCCGTCTCGATCCGGCACGACCAGGTCGGCGCGCTCCTCGCGGTGCTCACCGAGCTGGCGGTACGCGGGGTCAACCTGTCGCGGATCGAGTCCCGGCCGACCGGTGAGCAGCTGGGGACGTACTTCTTCTTCCTGGACTGCACCGGCCACGTCGCCGAGGCCCGCGTCGGCGAGGCCCTGCAGGGGCTGCGCCGGATCTGCGCGGAGGTCCGCTTCCTGGGCAGTTACGCCCGGCACCGGCTGCAGCCGGAGACGCCGGTACGGGCGCCGGCCGGGCTGTCCGACGCGGACTTCGCCGACTCCGCCGCGTGGCTGTCCCGGGTGCGCGCCGGCGAATCGGCTAGCTGA
- a CDS encoding metallopeptidase family protein — protein MDMSRERFEELVGEALDEVPVELLSLMNNVVFLVEDLPPDGSEDLLGLYEGTALTDRGWDYAGALPDRITIYRLPTLRVCDTDEDVVDEVAVTVVHEIAHHFGIDDQRLHELGWA, from the coding sequence GTGGACATGAGTCGGGAACGCTTCGAGGAACTGGTCGGGGAGGCCCTCGACGAGGTCCCCGTCGAGCTGCTGTCCCTGATGAACAACGTGGTGTTCCTGGTCGAGGACCTCCCGCCGGACGGCAGCGAGGACCTCCTGGGGCTTTACGAGGGCACCGCGCTCACCGACCGCGGCTGGGACTACGCCGGCGCCCTGCCCGACCGGATCACCATCTACCGCCTGCCCACGCTGCGCGTCTGCGACACCGACGAGGACGTGGTCGACGAGGTCGCGGTCACCGTGGTGCACGAGATCGCCCACCACTTCGGCATCGACGACCAGCGGTTGCACGAGCTCGGCTGGGCGTGA